The following coding sequences are from one Bacillus kexueae window:
- a CDS encoding YlzJ-like family protein, with product MILYTMMPQELIFQDTQQSFDGPKLVYMRGIPILVQENNQKQYEIVRVLSTDPNHYLLDQLIPGQTVSPQLFQTI from the coding sequence ATGATTTTATATACAATGATGCCCCAGGAACTTATCTTTCAAGATACCCAACAATCCTTTGACGGGCCAAAACTTGTTTATATGAGGGGAATACCTATACTCGTTCAGGAAAACAATCAAAAGCAATATGAAATTGTTAGAGTATTAAGTACGGACCCAAATCATTATTTGCTTGATCAGCTCATTCCAGGCCAAACAGTATCGCCTCAATTATTTCAAACAATATGA
- a CDS encoding GntR family transcriptional regulator, producing MTIKTDNRHLYLQVIDKIKDNIEKGIYKEKEKLPSEFELSKKLGVSRATLREALRILEEENVIVRRHGVGTFVSSKPLFSSGIEQLHSVTNMIKNAKMKPGTIFLSSSIIGATEEDMKKLQVDADSEIFVVERVRTANGQPVVYCYDKIPRAILPKSFIHEQASLFVLLEEECNIEISYAVTNIEPIGFHEKISPILECDPETSLLLLKQVHFDQHDRPVIYSYNYFRADKFQFHVVRKRFS from the coding sequence ATGACTATTAAGACAGACAATCGACATTTATATTTACAAGTCATTGATAAGATAAAAGATAATATTGAAAAAGGCATTTATAAAGAAAAAGAAAAATTACCTTCTGAATTTGAACTTTCTAAAAAATTAGGTGTGAGCCGCGCGACTTTAAGGGAAGCACTGCGTATATTAGAGGAAGAAAATGTGATTGTTCGAAGGCATGGTGTTGGTACGTTTGTAAGCTCAAAACCACTTTTTTCATCTGGAATCGAACAATTGCATAGTGTGACGAATATGATTAAAAATGCAAAGATGAAGCCGGGGACCATTTTCTTATCTTCTTCTATCATTGGAGCGACAGAAGAGGATATGAAGAAACTACAAGTTGACGCGGATAGTGAAATTTTTGTAGTTGAACGCGTACGAACGGCGAATGGACAACCTGTCGTCTATTGTTATGATAAAATTCCTCGCGCAATTTTACCGAAATCATTTATTCATGAACAGGCCTCACTCTTTGTCCTCTTAGAGGAAGAATGCAATATTGAAATTAGCTACGCAGTTACAAATATCGAACCGATTGGCTTTCATGAAAAAATTTCGCCGATTTTGGAATGTGATCCCGAAACATCTCTATTATTATTAAAACAAGTTCATTTTGATCAACATGATCGTCCTGTAATCTATTCGTACAACTATTTCCGTGCTGATAAATTTCAATTCCACGTTGTTCGAAAACGATTTTCATAA
- a CDS encoding DUF3243 domain-containing protein, with protein sequence MSVLDNWNKWTDFLGDRLDQAKDEGLNQEVISTLAYEIGDYLAKQVDPQTAEEKVLADLWSVADHEEQHAIANMMVKLVQHRSH encoded by the coding sequence ATGTCTGTGTTAGACAATTGGAATAAGTGGACAGATTTTTTAGGTGACCGTCTTGATCAAGCTAAAGACGAAGGACTAAATCAAGAAGTAATTTCAACTCTTGCATATGAAATTGGTGATTATTTAGCAAAGCAAGTTGATCCGCAAACGGCTGAAGAAAAAGTTCTTGCCGATTTATGGAGTGTAGCGGATCATGAAGAGCAGCATGCCATTGCTAATATGATGGTAAAGCTTGTACAACATCGCAGTCATTAA
- a CDS encoding DNA translocase FtsK, with product MYVAKQKTKRKQKRKKSNWQDRLKFEIAGIILFSLSIIALAQLGFVGRAITSLFRFFTGEWFIFCVLGLLFFSIYLFWKKTIPTIITRKLIGVYFIFGSFLLLSHIKLFENLSKGGTFHSPSVIFNTWELFLMEVSGEISSPDLGGGMIGALFFAISYYLFAEAGSKIVAFSFITVGIILVSGKSLQMMLANVIKPVGKFLKDQFLAFIEDMKQLPSTMKNARNQTKKKKKPKKQKEKTVIDEEMKDEEEEAVEPIISSFTDHADTNTVTEQPIVESKPVEKKDEMDESVVSNEPLEPMTFVEMENKDYQLPAIDLLALPTYSGQQTDKKNIYENARKLEKTFQSFGVKAKVTQVHLGPAVTKYEVYPDVGVKVSKIVNLADDLALALAAKDIRIEAPIPGKSAVGIEVPNSEIAMVSLREVLESKSNDKPDAKLLIGLGRDITGEAVLAELNKMPHLLVAGATGSGKSVCINGIITSILMRAKPHEVKMMMIDPKMVELNVYNGIPHLLAPVVTDPKKASQALKKVVNEMERRYELFSHTGTRNIEGYNEYVKRHNAKEDDKQPELPYIVVIVDELADLMMVASSDVEDSITRLSQMARAAGIHLIIATQRPSVDVITGVIKANIPSRIAFSVSSQTDSRTILDMGGAEKLLGRGDMLFLPVGASKPVRVQGAFLSDEEVENIVDFVISQQKAQYQEEMIPSDVKEDFEEVTDDLYEEAVQLVVDMQSASVSMLQRRFRIGYTRAARLIDAMEERGVVGPYEGSKPRQVLISKEQQDQISS from the coding sequence ATTTACGTGGCCAAGCAAAAAACGAAAAGAAAACAAAAAAGAAAAAAATCGAATTGGCAAGATCGCCTCAAATTTGAAATTGCAGGGATCATCTTGTTCTCTCTTTCTATTATTGCCCTTGCACAGTTAGGGTTTGTAGGACGAGCCATTACATCTTTATTTCGCTTTTTCACAGGAGAATGGTTCATTTTCTGTGTGCTAGGACTTTTATTTTTTTCAATATACTTATTTTGGAAAAAGACAATTCCAACGATTATCACACGAAAGCTTATCGGAGTTTATTTTATTTTCGGTTCATTTTTGTTATTAAGTCATATTAAACTGTTTGAGAACTTATCAAAAGGTGGGACTTTTCATTCACCAAGTGTCATTTTCAATACATGGGAATTATTCTTGATGGAAGTTAGCGGAGAAATCTCCTCTCCTGACTTAGGCGGTGGGATGATAGGAGCCTTATTTTTTGCCATATCATATTATTTGTTTGCTGAAGCTGGGTCTAAAATTGTGGCATTTAGCTTCATTACAGTCGGAATTATTTTAGTTTCTGGAAAATCGCTACAGATGATGCTAGCGAATGTCATTAAACCTGTTGGGAAGTTCTTGAAAGATCAGTTTTTAGCATTTATAGAAGATATGAAACAATTGCCATCTACAATGAAGAATGCAAGAAATCAGACAAAAAAGAAAAAGAAACCGAAAAAACAAAAAGAGAAAACGGTAATAGATGAAGAAATGAAGGATGAAGAAGAAGAAGCTGTAGAACCGATTATTTCATCGTTTACTGACCATGCGGATACGAATACGGTAACAGAGCAGCCGATAGTGGAATCTAAACCGGTTGAAAAGAAAGATGAAATGGATGAGTCAGTCGTTTCAAATGAACCTTTAGAACCAATGACTTTTGTCGAGATGGAAAATAAAGATTATCAATTACCAGCAATTGATTTATTAGCGCTCCCTACTTATAGTGGGCAACAGACAGACAAGAAAAATATTTATGAAAATGCCCGGAAACTTGAAAAAACCTTTCAAAGCTTCGGGGTAAAAGCGAAAGTAACGCAGGTTCATTTGGGACCTGCTGTAACGAAATACGAAGTGTATCCAGATGTAGGTGTCAAGGTAAGTAAAATAGTGAATTTAGCCGATGATCTAGCTTTAGCATTAGCGGCTAAAGACATTCGAATTGAAGCCCCGATTCCAGGGAAGTCTGCCGTTGGAATTGAAGTACCGAACTCAGAAATCGCCATGGTGTCGTTGCGAGAAGTACTGGAATCAAAATCGAATGATAAACCTGATGCAAAGCTTTTAATTGGACTAGGACGAGATATTACTGGAGAAGCAGTGTTAGCGGAATTAAACAAAATGCCTCATCTTCTCGTTGCAGGCGCGACGGGAAGTGGAAAAAGTGTCTGTATAAATGGAATTATTACAAGTATTTTAATGAGAGCGAAGCCTCATGAAGTGAAAATGATGATGATTGATCCGAAAATGGTTGAATTAAACGTTTATAATGGGATTCCACATCTTTTAGCACCCGTGGTGACCGATCCAAAGAAAGCTTCACAAGCACTAAAAAAGGTCGTAAACGAAATGGAACGTCGCTATGAATTGTTTTCTCATACTGGGACACGAAATATTGAGGGTTATAATGAATATGTGAAACGACACAATGCAAAAGAAGATGATAAGCAACCTGAGCTACCGTATATTGTCGTTATCGTTGATGAGTTAGCAGATTTAATGATGGTCGCTTCTTCTGATGTAGAAGATTCCATTACACGCTTGTCTCAAATGGCACGAGCGGCAGGTATTCACTTAATTATTGCGACTCAACGTCCATCGGTAGACGTCATTACAGGTGTAATCAAAGCCAACATTCCTTCGCGAATTGCTTTTAGTGTTTCTTCTCAAACGGACTCTCGTACAATTTTAGATATGGGAGGAGCAGAGAAGTTACTCGGGAGAGGCGATATGCTGTTCCTACCAGTAGGAGCATCGAAGCCCGTTCGCGTACAAGGTGCTTTTCTATCCGACGAAGAAGTTGAGAACATCGTAGACTTTGTCATTTCGCAACAAAAGGCGCAGTATCAAGAAGAAATGATTCCTTCTGATGTGAAGGAAGATTTCGAGGAAGTGACAGATGATTTATATGAAGAGGCTGTACAACTTGTAGTTGATATGCAAAGTGCAAGCGTGTCGATGTTACAAAGAAGATTTCGAATTGGATATACACGTGCTGCAAGGTTAATCGATGCAATGGAAGAACGTGGTGTTGTTGGGCCGTATGAAGGCAGTAAACCTCGACAGGTATTAATATCTAAAGAGCAACAAGATCAAATCTCTTCCTAA
- the yfmF gene encoding EF-P 5-aminopentanol modification-associated protein YfmF, with the protein MTFINEKTSSVHGMTLHTVQTKKFKTNALILKLKSPLVEEDVTHRAILPYVLQRGTKSYPTTGELRKYLDDLYGSFLHVDLSKKGENHIITFRLEIPNERYLTDSPPLLEEGLRLLSEVILNPRMENGYFDHEIVEQEKRTLSQRIQAAYDDKMRYANLRLVQEMCKNEPYRLHVNGEREQIAAISTESLTNYYQKVVKEDEIDLYVVGDVSHEEVEQITSSYFKFQARQPVLIKQDSYKGEISEKEIIEEQDVKQGKLNIGFRTHTRFQDEDYFALQLFNGIFGGFSHSKLFINVREKASLAYYAASRVESHKGLLMVMSGIEVGNYEKTVTIIKEQMEAMKAGEYSDKEINQTKAVIQNQLLETIDTAYGMVELLYHQVISQTKRTVEEWLTGVNKVTKEDLLKVGQKIELDTIYFLKGMGGSSE; encoded by the coding sequence ATGACATTTATTAACGAGAAAACTTCATCCGTTCACGGCATGACATTACATACTGTTCAAACGAAAAAATTCAAAACGAACGCCCTTATATTAAAATTAAAATCGCCATTGGTAGAGGAAGACGTAACTCATCGCGCTATTCTACCTTATGTGTTACAAAGGGGAACAAAATCTTATCCGACTACTGGTGAGTTGCGAAAGTATTTAGATGATTTGTATGGTTCATTTCTTCATGTGGATTTGTCTAAAAAAGGTGAAAATCATATTATTACGTTTCGTCTTGAAATTCCAAATGAACGTTATTTAACAGATTCACCTCCCTTGTTAGAAGAAGGACTCCGTTTGCTATCAGAGGTCATTTTAAACCCTAGAATGGAGAACGGATATTTCGACCATGAAATTGTTGAGCAGGAAAAGCGAACTCTGTCACAACGAATCCAAGCGGCGTACGACGACAAAATGAGATATGCCAACTTAAGACTTGTACAAGAAATGTGTAAAAATGAACCGTATCGCCTCCATGTTAATGGGGAGAGGGAACAAATTGCAGCCATTTCAACTGAATCACTCACCAACTATTATCAAAAAGTAGTAAAGGAAGACGAAATTGATTTATATGTTGTTGGGGATGTGTCCCACGAAGAAGTTGAGCAAATTACGTCTTCTTATTTTAAATTTCAAGCTCGCCAACCTGTTCTGATCAAACAAGATTCGTATAAGGGAGAAATAAGTGAGAAAGAAATAATTGAGGAGCAAGATGTTAAGCAAGGAAAATTAAACATAGGGTTTCGGACTCACACACGTTTTCAAGACGAAGATTATTTCGCGCTTCAATTATTTAACGGAATTTTCGGTGGATTTTCCCATTCTAAATTGTTCATTAATGTCCGAGAAAAAGCGAGCCTTGCTTATTATGCTGCATCAAGAGTTGAAAGTCATAAAGGCTTACTTATGGTGATGAGTGGAATTGAAGTAGGAAACTATGAAAAGACAGTAACGATTATTAAAGAGCAAATGGAAGCTATGAAAGCCGGAGAGTACTCCGATAAAGAAATAAATCAAACGAAAGCAGTTATTCAAAATCAGTTGCTTGAAACGATAGACACAGCTTATGGAATGGTAGAGTTGTTGTACCATCAAGTTATTTCACAAACGAAGAGAACAGTTGAAGAATGGTTGACAGGTGTGAATAAAGTGACAAAAGAAGACTTACTAAAAGTAGGTCAAAAAATTGAACTTGATACCATTTACTTTTTGAAAGGGATGGGAGGGAGCTCGGAATGA
- the ymfI gene encoding elongation factor P 5-aminopentanone reductase, translating into MKTALVTGGTGGIGRAITEQLIEEGYTVYVHYNQNHSVFEEWSEKYREAPVIPLQADLSNEQGVNQLVDEIVSPIDVLVVASGNASFGFIQDIPYDELQRLMMIHLTSPFVIIQRLLPKMIQRKKGSIIFISSIWGETGAALETAYSMVKGGQNALVKALAKEVAPSGIRVNAIAPGFIHTKMNNHLSPDEIQVIEEEIPLGRGGEPEEIAKVVSFLAGEGSSYITGQVLSVNGGWHC; encoded by the coding sequence ATGAAGACAGCATTAGTGACAGGTGGGACCGGTGGAATTGGCCGTGCCATAACTGAGCAATTGATTGAGGAAGGATATACAGTGTATGTTCATTACAATCAAAACCATTCAGTATTTGAGGAATGGAGCGAAAAATACCGTGAGGCTCCCGTCATTCCACTTCAAGCGGACTTATCGAATGAGCAAGGTGTCAATCAACTAGTCGACGAAATCGTCTCTCCTATCGATGTACTAGTTGTGGCAAGTGGAAATGCCTCGTTTGGATTTATACAAGATATTCCTTATGATGAGTTGCAACGATTAATGATGATACATCTAACATCTCCTTTCGTCATTATTCAACGGTTGTTACCGAAAATGATTCAAAGGAAAAAAGGGAGTATTATTTTTATCTCATCCATTTGGGGGGAGACAGGAGCAGCTTTGGAGACGGCTTATTCTATGGTTAAAGGGGGACAAAATGCTCTGGTGAAAGCCTTAGCGAAAGAAGTCGCCCCTTCTGGAATTCGGGTAAATGCGATAGCACCTGGTTTTATCCACACAAAGATGAATAATCACTTATCACCTGACGAAATTCAAGTGATTGAAGAAGAGATTCCGCTTGGTAGAGGGGGCGAGCCGGAGGAAATTGCGAAGGTAGTATCCTTTTTAGCGGGTGAAGGTTCATCGTATATAACAGGGCAAGTTCTTTCAGTTAATGGAGGTTGGCATTGTTAG
- the yfmH gene encoding EF-P 5-aminopentanol modification-associated protein YfmH translates to MKKLTFEQLNETLFYEKMSNGLDVYILPKEGFHKTYATFTTKYGSIDHEFVPLGQEEKKRVPDGIAHFLEHKLFEKEDGDVFQHFSKQGASSNAFTSFTRTAYLFSCTSNVERNLETLMDFVQTPYFTEQSVEKEKGIIGQEINMYDDNPDWRAYFGLIRNMYEYHPVHIDIAGTIESIDKITKDLLYECYETFYHPSNMLLFIVGPVEPEKILNQIRDNQAKRQFSPPNDIERTIVKESERVFKKEDAIHMNVQSSKCLVGIKTKEPFREGKNLLRNELSMNLLLEILFGKSSKAYEQMYEQGLIDDSFSYDYTEEYSFGFAMIGGDTQKPDELKEMIQNTLIKNANQITEEQLETAKKKKIGSFLRALNSPEYIANQFTRYAFNQMDLFDVVPMLEEITLENIKSVYKEQVREDGITTFQVLPKGNLHE, encoded by the coding sequence ATGAAAAAACTTACGTTCGAACAACTGAATGAAACCCTTTTTTATGAGAAAATGTCTAATGGCTTGGACGTCTATATTTTACCGAAAGAAGGGTTCCATAAAACATATGCGACGTTTACGACGAAGTACGGTTCAATTGATCACGAGTTTGTCCCGCTTGGGCAAGAAGAGAAGAAACGAGTACCAGATGGAATCGCTCACTTTTTAGAGCATAAACTGTTTGAGAAAGAAGATGGTGATGTTTTTCAACATTTTAGTAAACAAGGAGCATCTTCGAACGCCTTTACATCTTTTACAAGGACTGCATACTTATTTTCGTGTACGTCAAATGTTGAGCGGAATTTAGAGACGCTAATGGACTTTGTTCAGACACCGTATTTTACCGAACAGTCAGTTGAGAAAGAAAAAGGAATCATCGGTCAAGAAATTAATATGTACGATGACAATCCAGATTGGCGAGCTTATTTTGGATTAATTCGTAATATGTACGAATATCATCCGGTTCATATTGACATTGCTGGTACGATTGAATCAATAGATAAAATCACGAAAGATCTTCTATATGAATGTTATGAAACGTTTTATCATCCGAGCAACATGTTATTGTTTATAGTGGGGCCTGTTGAACCTGAGAAAATTTTGAACCAGATTCGAGATAATCAAGCGAAAAGGCAATTTAGCCCCCCTAATGATATTGAACGCACAATCGTTAAAGAATCAGAACGTGTATTCAAAAAAGAAGATGCCATTCACATGAATGTACAATCGTCGAAATGCTTAGTCGGCATTAAGACGAAGGAGCCATTTAGAGAAGGGAAAAATCTGCTTCGAAATGAATTGTCCATGAATTTATTGTTGGAAATATTATTCGGAAAAAGCTCCAAAGCTTATGAGCAAATGTATGAGCAAGGCTTAATAGATGACTCGTTTAGTTATGATTATACAGAAGAGTACAGCTTTGGTTTTGCTATGATCGGTGGAGATACACAAAAGCCTGATGAACTAAAGGAAATGATTCAAAATACACTCATAAAAAATGCGAATCAGATAACGGAAGAACAACTTGAAACAGCGAAGAAAAAGAAGATAGGGTCCTTTTTACGTGCCTTAAATTCACCAGAATATATTGCAAACCAATTTACAAGGTACGCTTTTAACCAGATGGACCTTTTTGATGTGGTACCAATGTTAGAAGAAATTACGTTGGAAAACATTAAGTCTGTTTATAAGGAACAAGTTAGGGAAGATGGGATAACTACGTTTCAAGTTCTACCGAAGGGGAATTTACACGAGTAG
- a CDS encoding ribonuclease J: protein MHMKKTEKVRLIALGGVGEIGKNMYVVEIDSNIFVVDAGLMYPENEMLGIDVVIPDISYLIENKDRVQAVFLTHGHDEHIGGVFHLIQQLKVPVYGTKLTLALLREKLKPYQLLDKADLREVTEKTTISFESSKVSFFRTYHSIPDSVGICFHTSMGAIVHTGDFKFDQTPVGQQFIDMGRMAKIGNEGVLCLLSDSMNAEIPGYTGSESVVGEEIKDIVYGAKGRVIVSLFASNIHRIQQVIDAAQKCKRKLAVVGKNISQTIQLATKLGYLSVSDDLLIPVQNISKYPKHKVVIMTTSHKGEPLSVLTKMAKGTHKQYNIEKGDTVLIASTPIPGHELTFSKTIDRLFRAGANVVGKNKNIHISGHGYQEELKLMLNLMKPKYFIPIHGEYKMQKAHAKLATSVGVAEKNIFLVEKGEVIEFHQGTVKTGQKVPAGNILIDGLGVGDVGNIVLRDRRLLSQDGILIVVVTLNKSTKQIVAGPEIITRGFVYVRESEQLIAEAVDQVQSILVKCMEEQTVEWSSMKQNIRDTLNQFLFERTKRRPMILPIIMEV from the coding sequence ATACATATGAAAAAGACAGAAAAAGTAAGATTGATTGCCTTGGGAGGCGTTGGGGAAATTGGTAAAAACATGTACGTTGTTGAAATTGACTCCAACATTTTTGTCGTAGATGCAGGGTTAATGTATCCTGAAAATGAAATGCTCGGAATTGATGTTGTTATACCTGACATAAGTTACCTAATCGAAAATAAAGATCGCGTTCAAGCGGTATTTTTAACACACGGACACGATGAGCATATCGGCGGAGTATTTCACCTCATTCAACAATTAAAAGTTCCTGTATACGGTACGAAGTTAACGTTAGCATTGTTACGTGAAAAATTAAAACCTTATCAATTACTGGATAAAGCAGATTTACGCGAAGTAACTGAGAAAACAACGATTTCGTTTGAGTCATCAAAGGTATCTTTCTTCCGAACATATCATAGTATTCCGGACTCTGTCGGGATTTGCTTCCATACTTCTATGGGAGCTATTGTACATACGGGTGACTTTAAGTTTGATCAAACACCAGTTGGACAGCAGTTTATCGATATGGGACGCATGGCGAAAATCGGAAACGAAGGCGTTTTATGTTTGCTTTCTGACAGTATGAATGCTGAGATTCCAGGTTATACCGGTTCAGAATCAGTTGTAGGGGAAGAGATTAAAGATATCGTCTATGGTGCAAAAGGACGGGTCATTGTCTCATTGTTTGCTTCTAATATTCACCGTATACAGCAAGTTATTGATGCTGCTCAAAAATGCAAACGAAAGCTAGCAGTTGTCGGTAAGAACATTTCACAAACAATTCAATTAGCGACAAAGCTCGGGTATTTATCTGTTTCTGATGATTTACTTATACCTGTCCAAAATATCTCGAAATACCCGAAGCATAAAGTCGTTATTATGACAACAAGTCACAAAGGCGAACCGCTGTCTGTGTTAACGAAGATGGCGAAAGGAACGCATAAACAGTACAATATCGAAAAAGGTGATACTGTACTCATTGCTTCTACTCCGATACCAGGGCACGAATTGACATTCTCAAAAACCATTGATCGTTTATTTAGAGCAGGTGCAAATGTCGTAGGAAAGAACAAAAACATTCACATTTCTGGTCATGGGTATCAAGAAGAATTAAAGTTAATGCTCAATTTAATGAAGCCGAAATATTTTATTCCGATCCATGGGGAATATAAAATGCAAAAAGCCCATGCGAAGCTGGCTACATCAGTTGGAGTTGCTGAAAAGAATATTTTCCTCGTCGAGAAAGGCGAAGTAATTGAATTTCATCAAGGAACGGTTAAAACAGGTCAAAAAGTACCTGCAGGAAACATTTTAATTGACGGTTTAGGTGTAGGAGATGTAGGAAATATTGTTTTGCGTGATCGTAGATTACTTTCCCAAGACGGTATCTTAATTGTCGTTGTTACATTAAATAAAAGTACAAAACAAATTGTTGCAGGACCAGAGATTATCACTAGAGGATTTGTTTATGTGCGTGAATCTGAACAATTAATTGCCGAGGCAGTTGACCAAGTACAGTCGATTTTAGTCAAATGTATGGAAGAACAAACCGTTGAATGGTCATCCATGAAGCAAAACATCCGTGACACACTGAATCAATTTTTATTTGAACGAACAAAACGTCGTCCGATGATTCTACCCATTATTATGGAAGTGTAA
- a CDS encoding ClpP family protease, producing the protein MMQVRKGGYVVNEYELNEERSKEEKDTDQNEAKSSLVEKIQQLGQTNIPQMTNESNIHCLTIVGQIEGHVQLPPQNKTTKYEHLIPQIVAIEQNPKIEGLLVILNTVGGDVEAGLAIAEMLASLTKPTVSIVLGGGHSIGVPIAVSCDYSFIAETATMTIHPVRLTGLVIGVPQTFEYLDKMQERVINFVTKHSNISEEKFKELMLSKGNLTRDIGTNVVGADAVKYGLINEVGGVGKAMKKLYSFIQENQENEEGMLQ; encoded by the coding sequence ATGATGCAGGTAAGAAAGGGTGGATACGTTGTGAACGAATATGAACTAAATGAAGAAAGGTCAAAAGAAGAAAAAGATACCGATCAAAATGAGGCGAAAAGCTCCCTTGTTGAAAAAATACAGCAATTAGGACAAACAAATATACCGCAAATGACAAATGAATCGAATATTCATTGCTTAACTATCGTCGGTCAAATTGAAGGGCATGTTCAACTGCCGCCACAAAATAAAACAACGAAATATGAGCATTTAATCCCTCAAATCGTAGCAATAGAACAAAATCCGAAAATTGAAGGACTCCTTGTGATACTAAACACGGTAGGTGGAGATGTAGAGGCGGGGCTCGCTATTGCTGAGATGCTTGCTTCATTAACAAAGCCTACCGTTTCCATTGTGTTAGGTGGAGGTCATTCCATTGGAGTTCCGATTGCGGTTTCTTGTGATTACTCCTTCATCGCTGAAACAGCTACAATGACAATACATCCTGTTAGATTAACTGGTCTTGTCATTGGTGTACCACAAACCTTTGAATACTTAGACAAAATGCAAGAAAGAGTGATTAATTTCGTTACGAAGCACTCTAATATTTCAGAAGAAAAATTCAAAGAATTAATGTTATCGAAAGGAAACTTAACACGAGACATAGGTACAAATGTTGTAGGAGCGGATGCTGTGAAATACGGACTCATAAATGAAGTAGGTGGCGTCGGAAAAGCGATGAAAAAGCTCTATTCCTTTATTCAAGAAAATCAAGAAAACGAGGAGGGCATGCTTCAATGA
- the dapA gene encoding 4-hydroxy-tetrahydrodipicolinate synthase, producing the protein MNFGKISTAMVTPFDKNGNVDFDRTTKLVEYLINHGSDSLVIAGTTGESPTLTTEEKIALFKHVVKVVNKRVPVIAGTGSNNTLQTIELTKKAEETGVDAIMLVTPYYNKPNQQGLYEHFKAVAESTSLPVMLYNVPGRAVTVLAPETVINLSKIDNIVAVKEASGDLEAMTKIIAETDEDFLLYSGDDALTLPILSIGGAGVVSVASHIIGDEMQEMVEAFLSGELKKAASIHQKALPVMKQLFSAPSPTPVKTALQMKGLDVGSVRLPLVPLTSEERNALDVVLRQFSS; encoded by the coding sequence AAATGGAAATGTTGATTTTGACAGAACGACGAAGCTTGTTGAATATTTAATTAACCACGGGTCTGATTCACTTGTCATTGCTGGCACAACAGGGGAATCTCCAACGCTAACAACTGAAGAAAAAATAGCGTTATTTAAGCATGTAGTAAAAGTAGTGAATAAACGAGTTCCTGTCATTGCAGGTACAGGAAGTAATAATACGTTACAGACGATTGAATTAACAAAAAAGGCTGAAGAAACTGGCGTTGACGCTATTATGCTTGTTACGCCATACTATAATAAGCCTAACCAGCAAGGTTTATACGAACATTTTAAAGCTGTGGCAGAAAGTACATCACTTCCAGTTATGTTATACAATGTGCCAGGGCGTGCTGTAACTGTATTAGCTCCTGAGACAGTCATTAATCTTTCAAAAATTGATAATATCGTTGCAGTGAAGGAAGCTAGTGGTGACCTAGAAGCGATGACAAAAATTATCGCAGAAACAGATGAGGATTTCTTATTGTATTCCGGAGACGATGCGCTTACTCTACCGATTCTTTCAATTGGTGGTGCAGGTGTTGTATCAGTAGCTTCTCATATTATTGGAGATGAAATGCAAGAGATGGTGGAAGCGTTTTTATCGGGAGAACTGAAAAAAGCAGCTTCAATTCATCAAAAAGCGTTACCTGTTATGAAGCAGTTATTTAGTGCACCAAGTCCTACACCAGTTAAAACAGCTCTTCAAATGAAAGGGCTTGATGTAGGGTCTGTTCGTTTACCACTTGTGCCACTCACGTCAGAAGAACGAAATGCACTCGATGTGGTATTACGTCAATTTTCTTCTTAA